TGCAAagtttttccaaggaaaataaatgagAGCCACGTGTGAGCACTGAAGCTTCCTACCTAAACCAAGAGCTTGAGTACTCTCGAtacattttgtttcagttcttcCTGTTTAATGCAACATGTCTTTGGGTATTCTAGGATTACTGAAGGCAGGAGCTGTGCAAAAATTGATTGACAAAGAAACCTGGAGTTACCCACTCATGTGCATTTATTCCAGTTTGGAGACTGACATTTTACTCATTTTATTACACAAGTATTTACCAGTACACATTtataaaaaagcatgaaaacagtCAGCAAATTACCCTGTAGACAGTGTAAACATCTATATTGTTGTTTTCTTAATATTGCCTTCCTGTACCTCTGGGAGGTTAATCCTTTCATTTCCTTAGCTTCTCACATCCATCGACCAGCTCTCCTCAGTCCCTTGCTGTAGTTAAGAAGTTCAGCAGATTCTGAAGATCACTCAAGTCAGACTTCAGAGGTTTTACTGGCCATATTTTCCAAGCATCTCACTGTGTAACACTTGGGAAACTTCCAGACAGGGGCACTATGGGATTATCCTAATAGCAGACATCAGGAAGGACATTTCATACGTTAAAAGGAGTATCTCCCTGCCCCTAGGATCCAATGGTAGGAGGATGGGCCAGTAGGAAGGACTTGGGGAACGGGAAGAAAGGTGCAGAGAGCAGATAGGATTTGTATACCAATCTAATCTATTTGCAAAGATTAGCTTAATAGAGCTAGACTCCCTTACGGTATTTCCTGAAATACATGAcacttctctttcccctttttgctTGTCTGTTGTCTTCGATGCCCTCAGACCCCAAATAACAAACAGAATTTCTTAAGTACATGTATTTCTGAAGGTTTCTCTAGCTCTCTGTGAACTACCCGCCTTCCCCTGCCAAGGCAACAACCCCCAGTTTCTGAAACAGTACTGCAGGGCcaaaggagagagggaggctcCTCTGCAGACAGATTCAGAGCAGCCGCTTTGGGCTCCTCCCTTGAAGCAGCCGATTTCTGCCTGCGGACTGCAGAGGAAGCTGATGAGGATTAGCTGTCCTCGCTTAAAGGAGCCTTTTGTGACCATCTTCCTGAGAGATTTAAATGTGGTCAGTGCAGCTCCCCTTGCAGAGGAGCCTTGGGACGGTGTCATGCGAGTCCAAAGGCAGGCAGCGGTGCGCACAGCAAAGGGTCAGCTGAATGCCAGCAGCGTAGACGCGGACAGGAGCAGTGAGACCTTGccataccataaaaaaaaaaaaaaaaaaaaataaagaaaagagcaCATTGTTGGCATTAGGTTAGAAAACAATTGCACACAAAACCACACGCATCCACAAACTCAGATCAGAATTACAGCATCGAGACATGGGGTATAGGCCTATAATGTGGTATGCCCTCACATGGCACACAGTACCACAGCATACGTGATCTGAGCTCACTGCTGCTTGTAGCCCCAATGAAATCAACACTGCTGTGTGTTAGGATGTGTCCATATAAATCAGCTCAATCCTTTTCTAGTCTGTGCTCTTCCCACTAATAGCCTGTTTGCTGAGCTACTGTAAGATGTTATCAGGAAGGCGAGATACGGTACATGGTACAGAAGAGCCCAAGACTGACTCAAGGAGGCTGTGATAATGTTCCAAGTGCGGTAAGGGGACCGTGGGATGTAGCAAGTAAATGTATGACTCCTTTCAGGCACCAATAAATGGATGTCGTTGTGAGCCCCTGATAAATAAACTGGAGAATCAGCTGGAGGCAACGGTGGAAGAGATAAAAGCTGAGTTTGGGACAGTACAAGATAAGATGAATGTTAAGCTGGGCCAGATGGAAAGCAAAACTCAACATCAAGTAAGAATATGACCCAGAGGTCAGCTTGCCCACATGACAATTAGAAACATATCCTAAACTTAACGAATATTTTCATTGTTATGATTCGTTTGTTGCTTCTTGTgttgtaaaaatgaaactataCTCAAGACCAGGGAACTGTGACATTCCATAGGGATCTAATGTTGCAAACTAGGGttttgagaaaaacacatttaatGTGTTAAGTGGCCTCCGGTGCTTCTTTAGACAATAAATCTAAACTGGTTGAGGCCCTAAGAGGGAAACTTAAAGACAGAAGGCAGTCCCACAGCTGGTCAGTTCATAATTGTTAAAATCCCTTTTGCTGAATTCTGTTTGCACTGAGATTCAAGATcctctaaattattttttatttttaatgtaattgttaTTCATTGATAATTTTGTGATTGAACCTTTTTGCAAGCTACATCTAATTGTAGCTGGCAGCATTCCTAGAAAAGAAGTCTGAAAGACAGACTGAACTTTGACTTACGAGGTTCAcagttgggggttttgtttggtttttaacatgATCATCTCAGctaaattgtgggtttttttccacagctccGTGTTTTAGACAAGCTTATGGCTGAGCGGCTGTCCGCAGAGAGAACGGAGTGCCTTCACCGCCTGCAACAGCACACGGAGTTGGAAAAAACTGAGGGGGAGAAACGGCAGGTAGGGCTTGAAACAGCTACTCCCTATTAGCTCAGATGGATCAGCTCAAGAGTTTCGTTCTAGCAGGCAGAGGGAATATTGGGAGATTTATCTCATCTCTTGGAACAGGCAGAAGAGCTTCAAAGACCGAATTATTCCTATCCCCACCACCTTTATCTCTAAACCAAATTTATAAAGCTTTTGCATTAGAAATGGGGAATGTGAAATCCAGTCCCAATGTCACAATTTAATTTGGTGGGTCTGAAGCGTGGGATCtataacaaaaaatgtttttttgaacaCAGTGCTTTGCAAAAACTCCTACCGCTATATTTTTAACAGTTATGctttcagcttttgcttcatTAAAGGATGTCTGCAAGAACATCTGCAAACAGTAACAAAGGCTAAAATCTGTGTTGTTCCTTTTACTTCTCATCCATTTGGTTGTGTGCCCTGGGAAACTCTCCCTTCTCtgtctgatcttttttttccccacgtaTTAAAAGGCTGCAGTTCTCTCTGACTTTGGCAACAGTGCACCATCTCCAAGCTGTGTGTCACTGCCAATAGGCAAGTTCTTTCTGTATGCTTGTTTAACCAGCATTACAAGAATAACTGTTCCTGCAGAGATCCAGCTCTTGCCCTTGTAGCTTCTGCAAAAATTCACCATTAAAAAATGCTAAGAAATTTGTGTTTCTCCAGTCACACgggtaaatttaaaaaacaattaattttCTCCTTATTGGTATTCTTCTAAGAATTGAGAAATACACTTTGTGCTAGTAAAATGTCCTGACTTTTTGTAAGTGTTCCAAATCCATGTTAAAAGACTGCCAGCTGTGATAATCCTAGCATAAACTACTGATCAAGATACTTCGGTCTAATACAtgcaaaacacttttttccaaagaaaagtacTTACCAAACTAAGGTAGCTCTAGTTTTTATTTCATAGTAAGAGATGTAATTATTAGATTGGCTTCTGAATGTCTAGGCTTGTGCTCCATCTCCTTGTAATCTCCATTTAAGAAATGAGATACTGGAGTGATACCTCAGGTGAATTGAAATTACCATTAAGTGATATCAGCTGTTCCTGTTCTGTTGGGTCTAATTGAAACTACTGGAAAAAATGAGTTCAGCTTTACTAAATGCATGGACTAACTGTCCATGTGCACGGGAGGGTCTGACCTAAATTTGTGATGTCATATGAACAAGAGGATAAAAGAGCCACTCATATTGTAAATGATTACTGGCACATGCCTCTGCAGCTGACACTTATTAAGCACCTTTGTAATTTGAAAGCTGTTAGTAATTTCTCATTTAGTGTGGGACTCATCTTTATCACCGAATGAACAGAGGAGCAGAGGTTGGTAATGGTATAAAGCTGTGTCCCAAGTGTCCAATTTGAATTTTCACTCTTAACAAATGGCAGCTTTGACCACATGATGTTCCTTGCACTTAGAAGGTGCTGTTGACTGCATGATTTAAACAAGTCATCCCTGATCAGAGGACTGAGGGTTGCATTTGAAGTGGCACATTCAAATCTAAGAGGTGGTAGCTTGGACTGAAGAGGGTGCCTTTCATTAGCTAATGCATAGTTCTTCGTCTTTTCTGATTTGCAGTCCTTTAAATATTCCCAGTGGCAGCATGCACATCTGTACAGGGAGTCTAAGCCCACAGGTACCCTGCCTTGCTCCTCTTTGTCCCTGCCACATGTCCTCAGCAGCCCGAGAACCATAGGATCTAATCATAGGATCGTCTGATTTACAGTCTCTTCCTTATAGGTTTCCTTGGTCGATGAGCTGAAGACTTGGTGCATGTTGAAGATTCAGAATCTGGAGCTCAAGCTTTCTGGAGATTCCAGATCATCAAGACCAAAATCAACTTTGTCCACTTGTGAGTCTCTCACTGAGACCCTGGATACTGAGAACAACCCCCACAGTGCCAAGGACTGTAAAGCCAACCAGCCCGTGCTGCAGTCAGAGGGCTCCCACCAGCATTCCTATATCACGCTTCCAAATAGCCTCGCAGAAGATGGGGGAAGGAGCAGAGTCCAGATGCCAGAACAGAGCTTTGGGCAACATTTTTGCATTCAACAAGATGGTGCATCGGGTACAACCTTGTCAGGTACTTAAATGTCATATTCATTCAAAGGCGAGCTAATTAACTGAGGGATACTTGCGTTAATACCACAAATGTTAATTCTGGCTTGTGCGCTTTCCCCCATCCATACGCCTAATGTCTTGGCATTAGACTACACTTCAAGGCAGCTGCTGGGAATATTTTAAGACACGGTTGGGTGGAATTCCACTGACTCCTCCTGATGTTTCCGTGTCACTGTGTTCTTTGAAGCCAAGTCCTTTGATGCTCTGAATAACTCTGGTTTCTGAAATTTCTCCAGCTTCCCAGTCAGAATTGCTCCCACCCTGCTGTCTGTCAGGAAGGTGTGCAGATTAGCCAAAGTCTACTGAAGAAAGTGTATTGTATTTAGTGTTCTTCAGATGCGTGGAGCCTATAATGACAGGGTAGTGATGTGAACCTAAAATACTAATTGTTCAATAACTCAAATACTTGTCAATATTCAAACTGCAAGGATACAGAATAAACATctagcttttttcccttttcttgaacCAAAGTCTGTTTAATTATTAGTTCATTTGACAAGAACAAAAATACCTGAGAACATTCAAGCCCATTAAGGGATCAAGGCCACCTGAAGACACAGTTCAAGCCACCTTTCTGTGCTTGGCCAGGgaagctttgaggaaaaaaaagagacaggcagAAGGGCCAGTTCTCCACAGCCAAGGAGAGCACTATCAGAGCCCTGGGCTTCTGTAATACACATTGTATATGCCCCCCAAAACACTGTGCAAAGTGAACAGACATGGACCTGGATACCCTGTCAGACTAGAAAGGCAGAAGACCGCACAGATGATCTTATGGTGGCATGAGTGTGAGCTATACTGTATTGAACAGTTCAGAAGCATCAAAATGTGTTATCTTTGCAAAATTAGTGAGGCTTCAAGTTTTGTAGAAGCAGGGGGTTCATAAATATCAGCAGACATAAACTACTTTGGCAGTCTAGCCTGATCTTTGTTACATGTCCTTCTGATGAAGTCCTTTGATTGTTGTCAGCCTGTAGTCCCACAGCCGCAATGCAGTGTCTCTCTGCCTGAGccagcttttctcttttaatgactCTATTGTATCACCTGACTGTGAAGGTGCGATAAACTAATATAAGCCTCTATGATGTACACACAGCACGGTACATGGGAAACCGCATCATTCACTGAACAACGAAGATTTCTGAATGCTAAAGTAAATGGGCAGAGCTTTTTCtaagtatatatgtatacactTTATTCTCTAGGTACAGAGCAACAGTTAATTGCTGGCGGACCAGTGTCGTCTTCTGCGCCTGCTCAAGATGTCAGGCCAAAGGACAAAGCTGTTGGCGCCAGCACGTTCCACAGGTTCCAGCAGGAGCTGCCCTCCTCCGAGCTTTTGGGCTCCAAATTGAGACACGTTAAGGTTCAAGCTGCTTTGCAGCCCTTGACTGAACCTGCAAAGACTGAACCACAGAGCGGCTACTTCATCGACAAAGGAACTCAGACGAAGAAATCCAGCAAAAGCGGGCAGTCGAGGCACAAAGCTCTGCACCACGCCGGGGCACATcagagccaggagcagcagcCCCCCGCCCTGCCTGCGGGACAGCCGCCTGCCCCTCCGCTCAGAGACACCTCCCAGGCCCTGGAGATAACACAGTACTTCTTTGAGGCCGTTTCCACCCAGATGGAGAAGTGGTATGAACGGAAAATAGAAGAAGCCCGGTGCCAAGCTAATCAGAAAGCGCAGCAGGACAAAGCTGCGCTCAAGGAGCATATTAAAAGCTTAGAAGAGGAGCTCAGCAAATTAAGGACTAAGGTGCAGAAAGAGAGCTAGCATCTACCAAGCGGGTAAAGACAAGCAACAGGACTCATTTGGGAATACTGATAGAGAGATATATTCGTAGTGCCTGTTACATCCAAACAAAATGCTCTTTTTCAGGAGTAGAAATAACTTTGGAAACTCCAGAACTGAGGAGAGTTCATATGCAGACTGTACTGATGACAATGAAATGCTGCAGATTAGATCCTTTCTTTGTTATTTCCAAGAGTCTGTTAAATATTGCACACTCAATTTCCAGGTGCTGCTTGAAAACAAACTGCATTAGAAAccaaaactgctttctgaaaaggGAATTTCCTTATTTTCACAATAGGTCATGTGTGGCTAGAGGGTTCCGCTGTATGCTACATGTAAACACATGGCAACACCAATACTGAAATAGATTCAGCATGTTTGAGAGCTTTTGACAGAAATTCCTTAGCGATGAAGGGCTATTGATACTATTTAGATACTCCCCATGCCCTCTCTCACCAATGGAGAGAAGCTACAGAACCAACTCAAATTACAAGCCCACGTTGGTGACAGATGCAGGCGTCCAGCTGGGAGGCCAGGCCACCCCACAGGGAGGTGCCGAGGTGAGTCATCCCATTAGGTACAGAGGCTTCAGTTGCCACTGTGCTTTTCTTTTGGGTTTCCATTATTGAAACAAATGCTAAAttagatttgcctttttttttttaatggtgtccTGGTTGCAAAGCTCCTTGTGGTTACACGGTTGTCGGGGCCGTACTCCGCTAATGTGACTGAGAAGATTTGTTTAGGGCATGGATGGCAAATATTTTACCATAACAGTGCTCTACTTGTTAGGCATAATTTTTATATCTCATTTCCTTCAAGCAGCAAATGGCTGAATTCTCTACTACTGAAGCTTGAAAAAGTCCTTTACCTGAAGAAGGGAAAGCTTGGTTCCTTGTACTCAAATATTGCTTTTCCTGCAGAGTCAGGATTTTCTCCCGGACACCTTGTCCAGACTGTCTTCCTTTGTTCCTCTGAATGATTCCTCTCTCTGTTTCCCCCCTTGTATCTCTAAAAGGAGAGGCTGGGCCCTGATGAGGCTGCAGGTCTTAGGACTGGTTTCACAAACCGTCCCACAAAATAGAACTCaacaacattttaaagtttttatggATGTGTTTTGTTGTAAAATAAAAACTTACAATGACGTTCAGGCTGACAGACGCTGAATACACCAGAGGCACTGTAACTCATTGCGTCTGCACTCCTTTAGGGTTTCCTCCCTATACCTCTGAGAAGGCGCCATCAGATTCTGTTAGAAAAGTAAGTTTACTTAACAGATCATGAGAGACCAATTGTTCAAAACCAATTCAAACACAGGATAGTACTGTTACGCCaaggagaaagagattttttttttctgtactgaagAGCCCTAAAATCAATACAAAATACTTTACAGTATTGAAGACACCATTGACTAATTAAGCTTTTGTCTTCTTAGCAGATGTATAAAGCAAAGAGAATTGTATTATATAACAAAATTTTTAAAGTTCCTATTAATGCACTGTCAAGACAAGAAAAGTGTATCTGCAGTTATGGAAATACTAGTTTTATTGCTCTGACTTCTATAGTCTAATACAGACACTTTCATATGTTTACAGTTTTGTTTAAGCTACTGTAGGAATGCAGAAGCATGCTATTTAAGTTTTGTATCATCTTGATAGTGACTGTTTTGCCAAGCAATTAAAGTAAGTGTTGCTCAGAAGTCTGTGGTGTAACGTTTTCTAGCCAGAGAAAATGGACGCAACCTCCTCACTTGACTCAGAAGGGGGAGCAGAAAATTGGACTTCAACTTCTAAGCTTTTGTGTTTGTGGCTATAAAACATGGAAACCGGGtctaccagctgtcccaagggaGGCTGCAGGGACCGCCTGCCATTTGTTAGCCGATGCACACACCCACCATTTCAGAAATTACTGGCCCAGGGCTGAGTCGTACAGCTGATTACACACACGCTCCTGAGCTTGCACGAGTGCACAGGAAATGAACGGCTGTGGCTTTAGCTAATCTACCTCACATCATACAAACTACGCTACCACGGTAGCCACTGGAGCGGCAATTTAACACAGTAACTTGGCTGCAGAGTACTGATTTTAGAGGTTTTCTGAAGCCAACAAGTGTACTGTAAAATAAAGGGAGGCACTTTCTGCCAATTCCTTTCTACTCCCCTCTGTAGTCTTCCCTCCTTCAAAACTACTGGAGTTGAAGGACTTCTTTACAAAATACCTGTATTATCTACCCTTCTCTGCAGGACACACTTGGAGTAAATTTACTTACCGTAACAGACTGTACTTGGACTCCCAAAGGCTTCTGGCAGGCAATTTTATCTTGATAAGCCCACAAAGCAGTGCAGATCACGGGCAGCAGCACTCATGAAGTCAACAGCTGTCCAGGGCACTGCCTGGCATGACCTAGTGCTGGATTATGTGGCCACAACCTAGAAACATACAACCTGGAGTCGAAAGAGTAATGTAGGCTCAGGGCTCTGAATGGAAAGCACTGTGATGAGGTGGCAGGGTAAAGTCTCACAATTAAGGAGCAGAAATCAAAACGCTGgctgaaggggaagggaaggctaCTCGCAAGAAAAACCCACGTTGATTACGGCTTTGTTCAGTCAAAACTCCTTTCTAAACAATTTTCTGGTAATGTGAAAAATCAACCCCCAACACACTATGTTCTGTCAGTATACTCTACCAGAAAACTTTAacaatatttagatttttaacaGAATGTTTACATACCTATTTTTCATGGACTGGTTAGAAGCTCAAAGGCTTCTGTCTATACAGACACGCACTCTTTAGCAGCCTCACTGGTTGCCTGAGCCACATCCTTCACTACAAAGCTTAATATCATAGGAAAAGATTCtacaaaaaaaaggcattctttcTTGTTAAGCAGCAGCTTTTtgcaaagcagctttgctgaagtaTGTAGCTTTAAAGACTCTTTGTTTGGCTCCAGCAAAAAGCACACCTCCCGCTCCCGAGTTGGGTGTTTCTTCCCTCCTGTAGCCTGGAGGGGGAACACTGTCCTGTCCTGTGCGGTGGCACTGACTGGACTTGCTGTGGGGCAGTCCAGCTCACTAACTCAGCTGAAAGACATCTTGGCAAGGGCAGGTGGCTCCTGAAGTGAACTGTAATAGCAGGGTGGGAGACAGAAGGGTTCCTGCATCTCTTGAAACCACCTCACCTCACAGATACTTAGATAGTCAGGTATCTATCTACTGTTGTCTGGGTACTGATGTTGAGAAAACCCCAGACTCATcttgacatttttaaattatatggaagaaaaaaaagatatactgCAATTCACAGGAAGGTAAGAACAGTTGCAGGCTAACAATTAGAAGTGGAGTAATACAACATTTCAAAAAACAGACCACAATATTTGCAGTTAGTATTTTCTATTTGTAATTCTACTTTACATTGACTTTTAAATACTAAGTAAAGGGTACTTCCTGTTAACTTGGTAATAACCGTTTCTGGGGCTAAATCTCTCATTTTCATATATAAAGACCTCCTCTTTTAAGTTTTCTTCAGCTATAACTGAAAATCAACACCTacatataaaacattttctttatgttttatcAAGTTTATTTGTTATGGGCCCATTTATTTATCCCAGATGCTTTTTTAATGCCCAATTTTGGTAAAAATCCTTCACACAG
The window above is part of the Accipiter gentilis chromosome 15, bAccGen1.1, whole genome shotgun sequence genome. Proteins encoded here:
- the ANKRD6 gene encoding ankyrin repeat domain-containing protein 6 isoform X3, producing MSQQDVVAVLSERLLIAAYKGQVENVVQLINKGAKVAVTKHGRTPLHLAAHKGHLHVVQVLLKAGCDLDIQDDGDQTALHRAAVVGNTDVIATLIQEGCALDRQDKDGNTALHEACWHGFSQSAKVLVKAGANVLAKNKAGNTPLHLACQNSHSQSTRVLLLGGSRADLKNNAGDTALHVAAALNHRKVVKLLLEAGADASVVNNAGQTPLEVARQHNNPEVALLLTKASQVSRFNRGRSLRKKRERLKEERRAQSVPRDEVVQSKGSVSAADDTPSSDQPPQRKSDLKGEPRSTSPDPKGKKSKKKKPKEKQVSALSDPISPADQQTLPRPQQNVPKRRSKHHCSSPPPPHEVRAYQLYTLYRGKDGKVMQAPINGCRCEPLINKLENQLEATVEEIKAEFGTVQDKMNVKLGQMESKTQHQLRVLDKLMAERLSAERTECLHRLQQHTELEKTEGEKRQVSLVDELKTWCMLKIQNLELKLSGDSRSSRPKSTLSTCESLTETLDTENNPHSAKDCKANQPVLQSEGSHQHSYITLPNSLAEDGGRSRVQMPEQSFGQHFCIQQDGASGTTLSGTEQQLIAGGPVSSSAPAQDVRPKDKAVGASTFHRFQQELPSSELLGSKLRHVKVQAALQPLTEPAKTEPQSGYFIDKGTQTKKSSKSGQSRHKALHHAGAHQSQEQQPPALPAGQPPAPPLRDTSQALEITQYFFEAVSTQMEKWYERKIEEARCQANQKAQQDKAALKEHIKSLEEELSKLRTKVQKES